The sequence GAAAAACCGCGAAACGCAATACGCCGACCACATCTTTCCCCTCTCGATTATCGGTGCTGGCGGATGGGAGCTGCCAAACTGGGTGCAAGGCTACGCAGAGTTCTGGAGAAAGAAAGCCGCTGAACAGCCGGAGGCGAAACAACATGCCGAGAATGCACAAGTCTTCGGCGAGCACTTGAAAGGTATAACCGAGCAGTATCAGATATCTTACATCGAGCTTGATAAGGACCTTGAGGTAGACAAGGTCTGCGATATTTTCACACAGATCAACAGTCGGGGCGTCCGCCTCGACGTATTCGACCTGATTAATGCGCTTCTCAAGCCCAAGGGGTTGCGCCTGAAGCAGCTCTGGCGGGATGCCGAACCGCGCCTGAACTTTGTCGATACCGACAAGATGGACGTATACATCCTGCAGGTTATGTCCATCCTGCGCCAGGCCTACTGCTCGCCCAAGTACCTTTACTTCCTGCTACCGGGCCAGGAAAAGCCGGTGCGGGACCCGGACGGCACCCGCCGCAAGGAAGTCCTGATTCCCGATACAAAGGACTTTGAGAGGCGCTGGAGCGAGGCCGTCGATGGCCTCGCCGATGCGATCAAGCGCCTGCGCCACCCGCAGGAATTCGGGGCGATCTCGTCCAAGTACCTGCCCTACGTCTCCATTCTTCCCGTTTTTTGCGCCTTGCGGATGCAGGTAAAGGCGCTGCCCGCGAATCGCCAGCTCGACGCGCAGCGCAAGGTCCGGCATTGGTATTGGGCGTCGGTCTTCACCAACCGCTACTCCGGCTCCGTGGAGTCGACCAGCGCCCGCGATTTCCTGGATGTGAAGGCCTGGCTCGATGACGATGCCGCCGAGCCCACTCTCATCGAGGAGTTCAAATTCCGCTTTCGGAACCTGGAGCTGCGCAAGGAAACCAAGAGCGGCACGTCGGTCTATAACGGCATTTTCAACCTGCTGGTGCTTCAGGGTGCGCGGGACTGGATGAGCGGCAATGCCCCCCAGCACGACGACCTCGACGACCACCACATCGTTCCGGCGTCTTGGGGCGCTAAGCACCTAAAGGGCGGTGCGGTCCACACGATCCTGAACCGGACGCCCCTGACCGGCGATACCAACCGGAAGGTGATCCGCGAGAGGCTCCCCAACGCCTACCTGCCGGAATTGATTGCCAACAACGGCGAGGGCGCGGTGCGCGCCATCCTGGAGTCGCACTTCATCTCGCCGGCGGCTCTTGCCATCTTGCTGCGCAGTCCGTTCACGCCGGACGATTTCGAGGCGT is a genomic window of Rhodospirillales bacterium containing:
- a CDS encoding DUF262 domain-containing protein, which gives rise to MKDAQKPDHVSLNTLVSRLREGRFVIPDFQREFEWRPWDIRELMRSIFLDYYIGSLLLWKGKKESFEALSCEDIYGFNGQGRPEYIVLDGQQRLTALHYAFLAPDVPLPNRSNRFFYFVRVDRFMAEQDDEAFHYDRLTRPCAKLLKNRETQYADHIFPLSIIGAGGWELPNWVQGYAEFWRKKAAEQPEAKQHAENAQVFGEHLKGITEQYQISYIELDKDLEVDKVCDIFTQINSRGVRLDVFDLINALLKPKGLRLKQLWRDAEPRLNFVDTDKMDVYILQVMSILRQAYCSPKYLYFLLPGQEKPVRDPDGTRRKEVLIPDTKDFERRWSEAVDGLADAIKRLRHPQEFGAISSKYLPYVSILPVFCALRMQVKALPANRQLDAQRKVRHWYWASVFTNRYSGSVESTSARDFLDVKAWLDDDAAEPTLIEEFKFRFRNLELRKETKSGTSVYNGIFNLLVLQGARDWMSGNAPQHDDLDDHHIVPASWGAKHLKGGAVHTILNRTPLTGDTNRKVIRERLPNAYLPELIANNGEGAVRAILESHFISPAALAILLRSPFTPDDFEAFIAERQRTLQEAIENLLIKERLDLPPQVRELDEAIERTELALRQAIVAAVDGDPAQLPPHVLQKVEERIQRAAKKNAAFDTDFYQTAAGKLEYCDLGEIRDILTGKASWPRFEPSFVNKETLLARFGQLAELRNGIRHSRTVDEITRKEGEAAILWFEQVLGRKVAA